The Penaeus chinensis breed Huanghai No. 1 chromosome 29, ASM1920278v2, whole genome shotgun sequence genome window below encodes:
- the LOC125040323 gene encoding glycine-rich protein 2-like: MASGGGGGRYGGGGGRGSGGAGGYGGSSGGGGFEGGGFGGSGGGSRGGAGFGGGGFGGGSGGGGGGGYGGGSGGGGGGSDSVPGFPYATGRNGEIGVYGNTFVCLARRMQIARRDGSGTSAGNSVEVLSSIVIFESVSFDNLWLWVMYMDGHGGGGGGGRYGGVGGGGSGGG; encoded by the exons ATGGccagtggaggaggtggaggtagatatggtggcggtggtggaagAGGTAGTGGAGGCGCCGGTGGATATGGCGGTAGCAGCGGAGGTGGTGGATTCGAAGGCGGTGGATTtggaggtagtggaggtggaAGCCGTGGAGGCGCCGGATTCGGAGGTGGTGGATTTGGCGGAGgtagcggcggtggcggcggtggtggatATGGCGGAGGCagtggaggcggaggcggtggCAGT GATTCAGTTCCAGGCTTCCCTTACGCCACTGGGCGGAACGGGGAAATCGGTGTTTATGGAAACACGTTTGTGTGCCTTGCAAGAAGAATGCAGATTGCTCG AAGAGATGGTAGTGGAACGTCCGCTGGTAATAGTGTGGAAGTCTTGTCATCGATCGTCATTTTTGAGTCTGTTAGCTTTGACAATTTGTGGCTAtgg GTGATGTACATGGATGGCCAtggcggtggaggtggtggaggtagataTGGTGGCGTtggtggaggaggtagtggaggcgGATGA
- the LOC125040324 gene encoding acanthoscurrin-1-like encodes MYDLGTIILKYSPILYRRMNNIKTHVILAAIMALMSMAAAGGGGRYGGGGGGGGGGGGSGGHGGGGFGGGGFGGSSGGGGGGGYGGGNRGGSGSGSFSSGSGGGGRGYGGGSGGGFSGGSGGGFGGSHGGGSGGGFGGGSGGSSGYGG; translated from the exons ATGTATGATCTGGGCACGATTATATTGAAATATTCTCCCATCCTGTATCGTCGTATGAATAATATCAAGACACAT GTTATATTGGCGGCTATAATGGCCCTTATGTCGATGGCAGCGGCGGGAGGTGGAGGCCGATATGGgggcggtggtggaggaggtggtggtggaggtggtagtggagGCCATGGAGGCGGCGGATTCGGAGGAGGTGGATTTGGCGGTAGTAGCGGCGGAGGCGGTGGCGGTGGATACGGCGGAGGCAACAGAGGAGGAAGCGGCAGTGGAAGCTTCTCGAGtggaagcggcggcggcggccgcgGCTACGGAGGTGGAAGCGGAGGAGGTtttagtggaggaagtggaggtggtttcGGGGGTAGTCATggaggtggaagcggaggtggatttggaggcggaaGCGGAGGCAGCAGCGGATATGGAggataa
- the LOC125040325 gene encoding glycine-rich cell wall structural protein-like produces the protein MMKHKNVDSPLLKNISSATGDKLTATIILQRPVYSTRRCFSGYIGSHEDTYVDGSGSGGDGGGSGWLFGGSSGGGGHGGGGFGGSRGGGGGYGGGNGGGSGSGSVVSGILFGGGGGGGHGSGDSFGGGSGGGFGGNHGSGSGGGGSSGYGG, from the exons ATGATGAAGCATAAAAACGTCGACAGCCCCTTACTTAAGAATATCTCTTCTGCAACAGGAGATAAACTCACTGCAACAATTATACTTCAGCGCCCAGTG TATTCAACTCGTCGGTGTTTTTCAGGTTATATTGGCAGTCACGAGGACACTTATGTCGATGGTAGCGGCAGTGGAGGAGACGGTGGTGGAAGTGGTTGGTTATTTGGCGGAAGTAGCGGAGGTGGAGGACACGGAGGCGGTGGATTTGGTGGTAGTAGAGGCGGCGGCGGTGGGTATGGCGGAGGCAACGGAGGAGGAAGCGGCAGTGGCAGTGTAGTTTCTGGAATTCTCTTTGGTGGAGGTGGCGGCGGTGGCCACGGAAGCGGAGACAgttttggaggtggaagtggaggcggcTTCGGGGGTAATcatggaagtggaagtggaggcggaggaAGCAGCGGATATGGAGGATAA
- the LOC125040322 gene encoding glycine-rich cell wall structural protein 1.0-like, whose product MAEEVEAVDLAVVEVEAMEAADSEVVDLVAAAAAAAAAVAVDTVEAVEAEAVAVLLPEFCRTANSAMNSNTADTDQLRAIPEPSRIWQLSEGRITCYKYAVEVDQATLAIGSSEAVKDKLKKDMAAQRPLVMLAAMMAMVYMAAASGNGGGGGGGSGGGGFGGSGGGGHGSGGFGSGGFGGSSGGGGSGGGYGGGSGGGGGGSVVAGILVGSGTLSGGGGGGGGSGYGGGSGGGFGGGSGGGFGGGSGGGFGGHGGGSAGGSGSGGYGGRTAKSAMNSNTAKSGQLRAIQNPSR is encoded by the exons atggcggaggaagtggaggcggtGGATTTGGCGGTAGTGGAGGTGGAGGCCATGGAGGCGGCGGATTCGGAGGTGGTGGATTTGgtggcagcagcggcggcggcggcggcggcagtggCGGTGGATACGGTGGAGGCagtggaggcggaggcggtggCAGTGTTGTTGCCGGAATTCTG TCGCACTGCAAACAGTGCAATGAACTCGAATACAGCCGACACTGATCAACTCAGAGCAATTCCGGAACCCAGTCG GATCTGGCAACTCAGTGAAGGACGAATCACATGCTATAAATATGCGGTCGAAGTCGATCAAGCTACACTTGCAATAGGTTCTTCAGAAGcagtaaaagataaattaaaaaaagacatGGCAGCTCAACGTCCGCTG GTGATGTTGGCGGCGATGATGGCCATGGTGTACATGGCGGCGGCAAGTGGCAAtggcggtggaggaggtggag gaagtggaggcggtGGATTTGGCGGTAGTGGAGGTGGAGGCCATGGAAGCGGCGGATTTGGAAGTGGTGGATTTGgtggcagcagcggcggcggcggcagtggCGGTGGATACGGTGGAGGCagtggaggcggaggcggtggCAGTGTAGTTGCCGGAATTCTGGTTGGCAGTGGAACTCTCTCgggaggaggcggtggtggtggcggcagCGGCTACGGAGGCGGAAGCGGAGGCGGTTTTGGTGGAGGAAGCGGAGGCGGATTtggtgggggaagtggaggtggatttggaggacaCGGAGGCGGCAGCGCAGGTGGCAGCGGTTCAGGCGGATACGGAGG TCGCACTGCAAAGAGTGCAATGAACTCGAATACAGCCAAAAGTGGTCAACTAAGAGCAATTCAGAATCCCAGTCGATAA